Within Caproicibacterium argilliputei, the genomic segment GGAATTGAAACGTTTCTGGACACCATCCGCTTTGACGAACTGCTGCACGGCACAGATCTGGTCTTTACTGGCGAAGGAAAGCTGGACAGCCAGTCGCTCGGAGGAAAGGTAATTTCCGGCGTTGCACGCCGCACCAAGCGCGCCGGCATTCCGCTGATTGCCGTTGTCGGTGACATCGAGGGCACCACCGCGCAGGCGTATGACGCCGGTGTATCTGCCGTGTTCAGCATTAACCGCACAGCTGTGCCCTTCCGCCTTGCCAAGCAGCGCAGCCGCGCCGACCTTTTTTTGACCATGGACAATCTGATGCGCTTTTTGAAGCGCTTTGCCCCGCAGTTCTAAGCCATTCCCCAAAAAAGATTCCCGCCCTGCTTCACTGCAGGGCGGGAATCTTTTTTTAACGATCCAACTGACAACGAACCAAAATGCGTTTCTTGCCCGTTGGGCTACAGGTAAACAGCGACAAATCCCAGTCGCCGCTTTGCAGGGCAGAAATATCATCAGGAGCAATCTCGGTTACTTCAGAAACATGATAGGAGAAAACCGTCCCGTCCATATTTGTAAAGGAAACAGCGGCGCCGGTCTGCAGCAGCTGCAGGGTACCGAAATGCCTGCGGTAGCTGTGCCCACAAATGACAAAGCGGGAAATCTCCCCATGCTCGCCGGTGTAGCGGCTTGGTGAAGTTTGCAGCGCCGCCGCGCTGTACTGTGCCTGCACCGGCAGCGTCAATTCCAGTGATGGAATCCGCAAAATACCGATGCTGCCCGCCCGCTCCGGCAGCGTGAAAGCTGGCACGGCAGAAGCACTTTTGGCTTTGACCGACTGGCTCTGGAGAGCCGGCGCCGCAGAGGACGCTGATGCCGGCTGGGTGGCGATGGTCTGCTCCACTTGGGACAGCAGCCGGTCAGCACGCTCGCCTGCCGCCTGTGCGGTCTGCAGATTCTTTCCCCACAGGACAACACCGGTCAAAAAAATTACAAACCCAACCGCCAGAAAAACGAAGCCATGCTTTCTGTGCTTATTCATGTTTTTTTCTGCCCCGGCTGCGGAGAAGTTCCAAAACGCCGTACAGCATGACCGCACTGCCGCCTGCTACGGACACCAACACCGGAACGATATCTGTACCGGTCTGGGGCAGTTTGTGCGCTGTTTCCACGGTAGCGCTCGGGCTGTCCGAACCTGTGCTTGCTGTTTCAGAAGAAAGTGTTCCCGCGCCGTTGCCGGTCGGGGTGCTGCTTTCCTGGCTCGGTGTTTCAGAGGAGCTGCTCTCTGACGAACTGCTCGGAATGCTCCCGGTGCCGGTGCCGGTCGGGGTGCTGCTTTCCTGGCTCGGTGTTTCAGAGGAGCTGCTCTCTGACGAACTGCTCGGAATGCTCCCGGTGCCGTTGCTTGCTGGGGTGCTGCTTTCCTGGCTCGGTGTTTCGGAGGAGCTGCTCTGTGTGGAACTACTCGGAACGCTCCCGGTGCCGTTGCCGGTCGGGGTGCTGCTTTCCTGGCTCGGTGTTTCGGAGGAACTGCTCTGTGTAGAACTACTCGGAACGCTCCCGGTGCCGTTGCTTGCCGGGGTGCTGCTTTCCTGGCTCGGTGTTTCGGAGGAACTGCTCTGTGTGGAACTACTCGGAATGCTCCCGGTGCCGTTGCTTGCCGGGGTGCTGCTTTCCTGGCTCGGCGTTTCGGAGGAACTGCTTTGTGCCGGGTCACTCGGAATGCTCCCGGTGCCGTTGCTTGCCGGGGTGCTGCTTTCCTGGCTCGGCGTTTCAGAGGAACTGCTCTGTGCCGAGTCACTCGGAATGCTCCCGGTGCCGTTGCTTGCCGGGGTGCTGCTTTCCTGGCTCGGTGTCTCAAAGGAGCTGCTCCCTGAGGAGACAGGCACTTCCTCCGTTTTTCCTACAAAGAAAACGTCTGCTGTATTGGACACCTGAAACGGAATGCGGTGAATTTCTCCGCCACTGGTATGCAGAACCGTCTTTGCATAGACGGGACCGTTCATGGAGGAACCATCCGCAGCCACCGTTGCGTCCGGCGCCAGCA encodes:
- a CDS encoding sortase → MNKHRKHGFVFLAVGFVIFLTGVVLWGKNLQTAQAAGERADRLLSQVEQTIATQPASASSAAPALQSQSVKAKSASAVPAFTLPERAGSIGILRIPSLELTLPVQAQYSAAALQTSPSRYTGEHGEISRFVICGHSYRRHFGTLQLLQTGAAVSFTNMDGTVFSYHVSEVTEIAPDDISALQSGDWDLSLFTCSPTGKKRILVRCQLDR